The Takifugu rubripes chromosome 7, fTakRub1.2, whole genome shotgun sequence genome has a segment encoding these proteins:
- the pmvk gene encoding phosphomevalonate kinase, whose product MDHGSPDPRLILIFSGKRKSGKDYVTDLMQRRLGPAQCCVLRLSGPLKQQYAQEHGLDLNELLSPGPYKEQYRASMINWGEIRRRSDPGFFCRLATREAWQPVWMVSDARRLSDLQWFWSKFPQQTQSVRVQCSDRTRQQRGWSFTAGVDDSESECGLDRGVEFDWIINNDTDGASLEEQLQPLLKLAVEAADSH is encoded by the exons ATGGATCATGGAAGCCCAGACCCCAGACTGATTCTGATTTTCAGCGGGAAGCGAAAGTCCGGAAAAGATTATGTGACGGATCTGATGCAAAGGCG ACTAGGTCCTGCTCAGTGCTGCGTCCTCCGACTGTCTGGACCTCTCAAACAGCAGTATGCCCAG gaACACGGACTGGATCTGAACGAGCTGCTGAGTCCTGGTCCATACAAGGAGCAGTACCGGGCCAGTATGATTAATTGGGGGGAAATTCGCCGACGCTCAGACCCAGGATTCTTCTGTCGATTAGCAACCAGAGAAGCATGGCAACCAGTCTGG ATGGTGAGTGATGCACGGCGCCTGTCGGACCTGCAGTGGTTCTGGTCAAAATTTCCCCAACAGACACAGAGCGTCAGAGTTCAATGTTCAGACAGAACACGCCAGCAGAGGGGGTGGAGCTTTACAGCAG GTGTTGATGACTCCGAGTCCGAATGCGGGCTGGACAGGGGTGTTGAATTTGATTGGATCATCAATAATGACACCGATGGTGCCTCAttagaagagcagctgcagccactcCTGAAACTGGCTGTCGAGGCAGCCGATAGTCACTGA
- the decr1 gene encoding 2,4-dienoyl-CoA reductase [(3E)-enoyl-CoA-producing], mitochondrial isoform X1: MAAAVVGRIAKSSRNLVQRSWFHSSTVLRQTSPPPPQSRFFQPDENTMLPTGSFSNKVAFITGGGTGLGRVMTSTLSQLGAQCVITSRKLDVLQQTAEEISSQTGNKVHALQCDVRDPEAVSRCVDEMEKLTGLPDVIINNAAGNFICPSERLSPNAWKSITDIVLNGTAFVTLELGKRLIQGQKGASFLVIGTIYAESGSGFVVPSASAKAGVEAMYKSLAAEWGRYGHRFNIIHPGPIKTKGAFSRLDPTGAFEKGAIGRIPTGRLGTPKELANLAAYLCSGYANWMSGAVIRFDGGEFVFMAGEFNELHKVSPDQWKIMEAMIRKTKSA; encoded by the exons ATGGCAGCTGCCGTAGTGGGTAGAATAGCTAAAAGTTCCAGAAATTTAGTTCAGAGg TCATGGTTCCATAGCTCGACTGTTCTTCGTCAgaccagccctcctcctcctcagtcacGCTTCTTCCAGCCAGATGAAAACACCATGCTGCCAACAGGAAGCTTCAGCAACAAGGTGGCCTTCATCACAGGAGGAGGGACAGGCCTGGGCCGGGTCATGACCAGCACTCTGTCACAGCTGGGAGCTCAGTGCGTCATAACCAGCAG GAAGTTGGATGTTCTGCAGCAAACAGCCGAAGAGATCAGCAGTCAGACCGGAAACAAG GTCCACGCGCTCCAGTGCGACGTCAGGGATCCAGAGGCTGTCTCCCGATGTGTGGACGAGATGGAGAAGCTAACCGGCCTGCCTgat GTGATTATCAACAATGCTGCAGGAAACTTCATTTGTCCGTCGGAGCGTCTTTCACCAAATGCCTGGAAGAGCATAACTGACATCGTCCTGAACGGGACAGCCTTCGTCACTCTGGAGCTGGGCAAGAGGCTGATCCAGGGTCAGAAAG GTGCTTCCTTTCTGGTCATCGGCACCATCTACGCcgagtctggttctggttttgTGGTTCCAAGTGCATCTGCGAAGGCCGGGGTGGAAGCCATGTACAA GTCTCTGGCTGCAGAATGGGGGCGCTATGGCCATAGGTTCAATATAATCCATCCCGGACCAATCAAAACCAAG GGGGCGTTTAGTCGTCTGGACCCGACCGGAGCCTTCGAAAAAGGCGCGATCGGCCGGATTCCAACGGGTCGATTAGGGACACCTAAAGAGCTGGCAAACCTGGCAGCCTACCTGTGCAGCGGCTATGCTAACTGGATGTCTGGAGCT GTGATCCGCTTTGATGGAGGCGAATTTGTCTTCATGGCTGGCGAGTTTAACGAACTTCACAAG GTGAGTCCAGACCAGTGGAAGATAATGGAGGCCATGATTCGGAAAACGAAGTCAGCCTGA
- the decr1 gene encoding 2,4-dienoyl-CoA reductase [(3E)-enoyl-CoA-producing], mitochondrial isoform X2 codes for MLPTGSFSNKVAFITGGGTGLGRVMTSTLSQLGAQCVITSRKLDVLQQTAEEISSQTGNKVHALQCDVRDPEAVSRCVDEMEKLTGLPDVIINNAAGNFICPSERLSPNAWKSITDIVLNGTAFVTLELGKRLIQGQKGASFLVIGTIYAESGSGFVVPSASAKAGVEAMYKSLAAEWGRYGHRFNIIHPGPIKTKGAFSRLDPTGAFEKGAIGRIPTGRLGTPKELANLAAYLCSGYANWMSGAVIRFDGGEFVFMAGEFNELHKVSPDQWKIMEAMIRKTKSA; via the exons ATGCTGCCAACAGGAAGCTTCAGCAACAAGGTGGCCTTCATCACAGGAGGAGGGACAGGCCTGGGCCGGGTCATGACCAGCACTCTGTCACAGCTGGGAGCTCAGTGCGTCATAACCAGCAG GAAGTTGGATGTTCTGCAGCAAACAGCCGAAGAGATCAGCAGTCAGACCGGAAACAAG GTCCACGCGCTCCAGTGCGACGTCAGGGATCCAGAGGCTGTCTCCCGATGTGTGGACGAGATGGAGAAGCTAACCGGCCTGCCTgat GTGATTATCAACAATGCTGCAGGAAACTTCATTTGTCCGTCGGAGCGTCTTTCACCAAATGCCTGGAAGAGCATAACTGACATCGTCCTGAACGGGACAGCCTTCGTCACTCTGGAGCTGGGCAAGAGGCTGATCCAGGGTCAGAAAG GTGCTTCCTTTCTGGTCATCGGCACCATCTACGCcgagtctggttctggttttgTGGTTCCAAGTGCATCTGCGAAGGCCGGGGTGGAAGCCATGTACAA GTCTCTGGCTGCAGAATGGGGGCGCTATGGCCATAGGTTCAATATAATCCATCCCGGACCAATCAAAACCAAG GGGGCGTTTAGTCGTCTGGACCCGACCGGAGCCTTCGAAAAAGGCGCGATCGGCCGGATTCCAACGGGTCGATTAGGGACACCTAAAGAGCTGGCAAACCTGGCAGCCTACCTGTGCAGCGGCTATGCTAACTGGATGTCTGGAGCT GTGATCCGCTTTGATGGAGGCGAATTTGTCTTCATGGCTGGCGAGTTTAACGAACTTCACAAG GTGAGTCCAGACCAGTGGAAGATAATGGAGGCCATGATTCGGAAAACGAAGTCAGCCTGA
- the ankrd34a gene encoding ankyrin repeat domain-containing protein 34A encodes MGDGGPQQTEGNALLKAVFQGKLRLTRLLLEGGAYINEGNERGETPISAACLASYDDPQTRKKIVRYLLEKGADPNIPDKCGRTALMHACAERAGREVVSLLLENGADPSLKDYSGSSALMHAIDKGDHETLQVLLDACKAKGKEVIIITMDTSPSGTKKTKQYLNSPPSPGIVDKLSPACMSPSDVEIGTSLLAGDKNQNEEGVFSFALTSALPLPSARQGGEKRPPPHKLLKRLNSEPWGLVAPSVPNGVPKEHSGGLEVEELSKTINDLSLTEPQRPLLSRRHSIETHDPCSPSLTERSFAEDYVESAESSWADKVQQHQTFYRRNTAPEPQENSGGPVCPPHVVVHPKLIRTEHLELESQLCPETHPVAPDTGWVPAERRKVSASPFSLVTSASRESLENIPNSVSPLTMRRRSPGLLERRGSGTLLLDHISQSRPGFLPPLNINHHRPIPDIRANGKSTSPIHSGQKILVPVAPASPKRGLDFKMKKKLMRRHSMQTEQMKQLSTFQEILAEKVIEFNGD; translated from the coding sequence aTGGGTGATGGAGGGCCCCAACAAACCGAGGGGAACGCCCTCCTCAAAGCCGTCTTCCAGGGCAAGTTGAGGCTGACGCGGCTGCTGCTGGAAGGAGGAGCTTATATCAATGAGGGAAATGAACGTGGCGAGACCCccatctctgctgcctgtttggCCAGTTATGATGATCCACAGACACGAAAGAAGATAGTGAGGTATCTGCTGGAGAAAGGTGCTGACCCAAATATCCCTGACAAATGTGGGAGGACAGCACTGATGCATGCCTGTGCTGAGCGGGCGGGGAGAGAAGTGGTGTCACTCCTACTGGAGAACGGAGCTGATCCCAGCCTGAAGGACTATTCTGGTTCCTCTGCCCTCATGCACGCTATCGACAAAGGGGACCATGAAACCCTGCAGGTCCTGCTAGATGCCTGCAAGGCCAAAGGAAAGGAGGTGATCATCATCACCATGGACACATCTCCGTCAGGCACCAAGAAGACCAAACAGTACCTCAACTCGCCTCCATCACCGGGGATTGTGGACAAGCTATCTCCAGCCTGCATGTCTCCCTCTGATGTTGAGATTGGAACCTCTTTACTAGCAGGAGACAAGAACCAAAATGAGGAGGGGGTCTTCAGCTTTGCACTAACCTCAGCTTTGCCTTTACCTTCAGCTCGGCAAGGAGGAGAAAAACGACCACCGCCACACAAACTCCTAAAGAGACTGAACTCGGAGCCTTGGGGTCTAGTGGCACCATCAGTGCCCAACGGAGTTCCCAAGGAGCACAGCGGCggcctggaggtggaggagctgagcaaGACAATCAATGATCTATCCCTCACAGAGCCACAGAGACCTTTGTTGTCACGGAGACACAGCATTGAGACACATGACCCATGCTCCCCCAGTCTGACGGAACGGTCTTTCGCTGAGGACTATGTGGAATCCGCAGAGTCTTCTTGGGCTGACAAAGTCCAACAGCACCAGACCTTTTACCGCAGGAACACAGCCCCCGAGCCCCAGGAGAACAGCGGAGGACCAGTATGTCCGCCCCATGTTGTGGTTCACCCCAAGCTCATCCGAACGGAGCACTTAGAGTTAGAGAGCCAGCTGTGTCCAGAGACCCACCCGGTTGCTCCAGATACTGGTTGGGTGCCTGCGGAGCGAAGAAAGGTCAGTGCTTCCCCCTTCTCCCTGGTCACCAGCGCATCCAGGGAATCGTTGGAAAACATACCCAACTCTGTGTCCCCCCTCACAATGCGCAGACGTTCTCCGGGACTCCTGGAGCGCCGAGGCTCCGGGACCCTCCTCCTTGACCATATTTCCCAGAGCAGACCTGGCTTCCTGCCTCCACTAAACATCAACCACCACAGACCGATCCCCGATATCCGAGCCAACGGAAAGTCCACCTCCCCCATCCACTCTGGACAAAAAATACTTGTCCCCGTCGCCCCGGCGTCTCCGAAACGTGGCTTGGATttcaagatgaagaagaagctcATGAGGAGACACTCGATGCAGACAGAGCAGATGAAGCAACTGTCCACCTTCCAGGAGATCCTCGCTGAGAAGGTCATTGAGTTCAATGGGGATTGA